The Esox lucius isolate fEsoLuc1 chromosome 5, fEsoLuc1.pri, whole genome shotgun sequence genome includes a region encoding these proteins:
- the LOC105007651 gene encoding gastrula zinc finger protein XlCGF26.1-like isoform X2, protein MDDVTVEEKYMFRLQEGRGTIPTKEEDGDLGIKVNEEAITFVTVKEEKDTFAENQEEYVLKVKEEEIEEETLINGRSSEEPQQHPYAAMAEKCYSRSEDHMDITSLPPGLVSPDNTLLLVLKRVSVRLVDCRKTWRMSSTEIEDKKEVDIILQKASQDSEQPETSQPTKPHYCSHCGMSFTKLKNLKKHERMHTGEKAFHCSVCAKGFTNLASLKRHERRHTGGKPLHCFQCGKRFAQLSELRKHERTHTGERKHTGENPFNCPQCGKCFTKLKNLKAHERIHTVEKPFHCSQCTKRFICLIRLKRHQWTHIRDKPHLCSQCGKSFILLRQLEKHERTHTGEKPFHCSLCGKSFSDSENLKKHMRRHTDERPFNCSQCGKCFTLVENLKAHERIHTGKKPYYCFQCEKRFSSSGGLKSHKKTHSGEKPFKCSYCGRTFSWLASLKRHERTHTGEKSYNCSQCGKSFTRLGSLKMHEIIHTGETRKKPFHCSLCAKSFTESGNLKRHERTHTGEKPFHCAQCRKSFTLLANLKGHERIHTGEKPYQCSQCRKSFTLLGNLKKHERIHTGEKPYQCSDCGKAYSSSQSLKSHMRIHTGKKP, encoded by the exons ATGGATGATGTTACAGTTGAAGAGAAATACATGTTTCGGTTGCAAGAGGGGAGAGGGACTATCCCAACGAAAGAGGAGGATGGCGATTTGGGAATAAAAGTGAATGAGGAGGCAATCACATTTGTTACAGTGAAGGAGGAGAAAGATACTTTTGCAGAGAATCAGGAGGAATACGTTTTAAAAGTGAAGGAAGAAGAAATAGAGGAGGAAACTCTAATTAACGGCC GATCCTCTGAAGAGCCTCAACAACATCCTTATGCTGCCATGGCAGAGAAGTGTTACTCAAGATCAGAAGACCACATG GACATTACTAGCCTTCCTCCGGGTCTTGTGTCTCCTGACAACACCTTACTGCTGGTTCTGAAGAGGGTGTCTGTGCGGCTGGTCGATTGCAGGAAAACATGGAGGATGAGTTCAACTGAGATAGAAGACAAGAAAGAAGTAGACATAATCCTGCAAA AAGCGAGTCAGGACTCAGAGCAGCCAGAGACGTCCCAACCAACAAAACCACACTACTGCTCTCACTGTGGAATGAGTTTTACCAAGTTAAAGAACCTAAAAAAGCATGAGAGAATGCACACTGGGGAGAAGGCTTTCCACTGCTCTGTGTGTGCAAAGGGTTTTACCAATTTAGCATCCCTGAAAAGACACGAGAGGAGGCACACAGGAGGGAAACCCCTTCACTGTTTCCAGTGTGGCAAAAGATTTGCCCAGTTAAGTGAACTGAGAAAAcatgagagaacacacacaggagagagaaaacacacagggGAAAACCCATTTAACTGCCCCCAGTGCGGAAAATGTTTTACCAAGTTAAAGAATTTAAAAGCACATGAGCGAATACACACAGTGGAGAAGCCTTTCCATTGCAGCCAATGCACAAAGAGATTTATCTGTTTGATTAGACTGAAAAGACATCAGTGGACGCACATTAGAGATAAGCCTCATCTCTGCTCccagtgtgggaagagttttattttgttaaGACAGCTTGAGAAACacgagagaacacacacaggagagaagcctttccACTGCTCCttgtgtgggaagagtttttcAGACTCCGAAAACCTGAAAAAACATATGAGGAGACATACGGACGAGAGGCCTTTTAACTGCTCTCAATGTGGCAAGTGTTTCACGTTGGTAGAAAATTTAAAAGCCCATGAGCGAATACACACAGGCAAAAAGCCTTATTACTGCTTCCAATGTGAAAAGAGATTTTCCTCATCAGGGGGACTGAAGTCACACAAGAAGACTCActcaggagagaagcctttcaAATGTTCCTATTGTGGAAGGACATTTTCCTGGTTAGCGAGTCTGAAAAGACAtgagaggacacacacaggagagaaatcTTATAACTGCTCCCAATGTGGTAAGAGTTTTACCCGGTTAGGGTCCTTGAAAATGCATGAGATAATACACACAGGGGAAACGCGAAAGAAGCCTTTCCATTGCTCTCTTTGTGCAAAGAGTTTTACAGAGTCAGGCAACTTGAAAAGGCACGAGAGGACgcacacaggagaaaagcctTTTCACTGTGCTCAATGCAGGAAGAGTTTTACCTTGTTAGCTAACCTGAAAGGGCATGAGCGAatacacacaggtgagaagccttaccaATGCTCCCAATGCAGAAAGAGTTTCACATTGTTAGGAAACCTGAAAAAGCATGAGCGAATACACACCGGTGAGAAGCCTTACCAATGCTCAGATTGTGGGAAGGCATATTCTTCATCACAGTCACTTAAAAGTCACATGAGAATCCACACCGGAAAGAAGCCATAA
- the LOC105007651 gene encoding gastrula zinc finger protein XlCGF26.1-like isoform X1, which produces MDDVTVEEKYMFRLQEGRGTIPTKEEDGDLGIKVNEEAITFVTVKEEKDTFAENQEEYVLKVKEEEIEEETLINGPGSSEEPQQHPYAAMAEKCYSRSEDHMDITSLPPGLVSPDNTLLLVLKRVSVRLVDCRKTWRMSSTEIEDKKEVDIILQKASQDSEQPETSQPTKPHYCSHCGMSFTKLKNLKKHERMHTGEKAFHCSVCAKGFTNLASLKRHERRHTGGKPLHCFQCGKRFAQLSELRKHERTHTGERKHTGENPFNCPQCGKCFTKLKNLKAHERIHTVEKPFHCSQCTKRFICLIRLKRHQWTHIRDKPHLCSQCGKSFILLRQLEKHERTHTGEKPFHCSLCGKSFSDSENLKKHMRRHTDERPFNCSQCGKCFTLVENLKAHERIHTGKKPYYCFQCEKRFSSSGGLKSHKKTHSGEKPFKCSYCGRTFSWLASLKRHERTHTGEKSYNCSQCGKSFTRLGSLKMHEIIHTGETRKKPFHCSLCAKSFTESGNLKRHERTHTGEKPFHCAQCRKSFTLLANLKGHERIHTGEKPYQCSQCRKSFTLLGNLKKHERIHTGEKPYQCSDCGKAYSSSQSLKSHMRIHTGKKP; this is translated from the exons ATGGATGATGTTACAGTTGAAGAGAAATACATGTTTCGGTTGCAAGAGGGGAGAGGGACTATCCCAACGAAAGAGGAGGATGGCGATTTGGGAATAAAAGTGAATGAGGAGGCAATCACATTTGTTACAGTGAAGGAGGAGAAAGATACTTTTGCAGAGAATCAGGAGGAATACGTTTTAAAAGTGAAGGAAGAAGAAATAGAGGAGGAAACTCTAATTAACGGCC CAGGATCCTCTGAAGAGCCTCAACAACATCCTTATGCTGCCATGGCAGAGAAGTGTTACTCAAGATCAGAAGACCACATG GACATTACTAGCCTTCCTCCGGGTCTTGTGTCTCCTGACAACACCTTACTGCTGGTTCTGAAGAGGGTGTCTGTGCGGCTGGTCGATTGCAGGAAAACATGGAGGATGAGTTCAACTGAGATAGAAGACAAGAAAGAAGTAGACATAATCCTGCAAA AAGCGAGTCAGGACTCAGAGCAGCCAGAGACGTCCCAACCAACAAAACCACACTACTGCTCTCACTGTGGAATGAGTTTTACCAAGTTAAAGAACCTAAAAAAGCATGAGAGAATGCACACTGGGGAGAAGGCTTTCCACTGCTCTGTGTGTGCAAAGGGTTTTACCAATTTAGCATCCCTGAAAAGACACGAGAGGAGGCACACAGGAGGGAAACCCCTTCACTGTTTCCAGTGTGGCAAAAGATTTGCCCAGTTAAGTGAACTGAGAAAAcatgagagaacacacacaggagagagaaaacacacagggGAAAACCCATTTAACTGCCCCCAGTGCGGAAAATGTTTTACCAAGTTAAAGAATTTAAAAGCACATGAGCGAATACACACAGTGGAGAAGCCTTTCCATTGCAGCCAATGCACAAAGAGATTTATCTGTTTGATTAGACTGAAAAGACATCAGTGGACGCACATTAGAGATAAGCCTCATCTCTGCTCccagtgtgggaagagttttattttgttaaGACAGCTTGAGAAACacgagagaacacacacaggagagaagcctttccACTGCTCCttgtgtgggaagagtttttcAGACTCCGAAAACCTGAAAAAACATATGAGGAGACATACGGACGAGAGGCCTTTTAACTGCTCTCAATGTGGCAAGTGTTTCACGTTGGTAGAAAATTTAAAAGCCCATGAGCGAATACACACAGGCAAAAAGCCTTATTACTGCTTCCAATGTGAAAAGAGATTTTCCTCATCAGGGGGACTGAAGTCACACAAGAAGACTCActcaggagagaagcctttcaAATGTTCCTATTGTGGAAGGACATTTTCCTGGTTAGCGAGTCTGAAAAGACAtgagaggacacacacaggagagaaatcTTATAACTGCTCCCAATGTGGTAAGAGTTTTACCCGGTTAGGGTCCTTGAAAATGCATGAGATAATACACACAGGGGAAACGCGAAAGAAGCCTTTCCATTGCTCTCTTTGTGCAAAGAGTTTTACAGAGTCAGGCAACTTGAAAAGGCACGAGAGGACgcacacaggagaaaagcctTTTCACTGTGCTCAATGCAGGAAGAGTTTTACCTTGTTAGCTAACCTGAAAGGGCATGAGCGAatacacacaggtgagaagccttaccaATGCTCCCAATGCAGAAAGAGTTTCACATTGTTAGGAAACCTGAAAAAGCATGAGCGAATACACACCGGTGAGAAGCCTTACCAATGCTCAGATTGTGGGAAGGCATATTCTTCATCACAGTCACTTAAAAGTCACATGAGAATCCACACCGGAAAGAAGCCATAA
- the LOC109615411 gene encoding uncharacterized protein LOC109615411 yields MIHNPSNDVKNLHQKFNLPSITTRKARQAFEMSIKSGYTDSYKGLVANYLAQSANPEKLNQLKMAGTAITRMEIIRKIAAPSVPGQPGTTLPTKSSKGVNPKEDFEVTLDGDPPKKKDRPEHSRNSYKAFYDKWRDEQQKMRINDVIANFQCRQPSERQVRRYNAKQGWTKNTVTAESVCRQWKPAETEKAEFDSVPMQKLVLSQRWKGLHIVEDPKKGRMVMTTRTFRKGEVVCDYHGIPISFKEGKTLLKNTQGNAMGCLYFYKNSKGVNCCMDGQTIPCPCHPEKETFGRRINHSRRHPNLKSVLKTLTIDGIKKDFIFFMAKTDIKCDQEVTFDYSVNGMFFVAEAADSELVDD; encoded by the exons ATGATCCACAATCCATCAAATGATGTCAAGAACTTGCATCAGAA ATTTAATCTACCAAGTATCACGACCCGAAAAGCACGCCAGGCCTTTGAAATGAGCATAAAGTCAGGCTACACTGATTCTTACAAGGGGCTTGTTGCAAACTACCTGGCACAATCTGCCAACCCAGAAAAACTTAACCAGCTGAAGATGGCAGGGACTGCAATAACGAGAATGGAGATCATCAGGAAGATTGCTGCTCCATCTGT ACCTGGGCAACCGGGGACCACATTGCCGACAAAGTCATCAAAAGGAGTAAATCCGAAAGAAGACTTTGAAGTGACACTTGATGGAGACCCCCCCAAGAAGAAAGACAGACCTGAGCACTCCAGAAACAGCTACAAAGCCTTCTATGACAAATGGAGAGATGAACAACAAAAGATGCGCATCAATGATGTTATTG CTAACTTCCAATGCAGACAGCCTTCTGAAAGACAGGTGCGGAGATACAATGCGAAACAGGGTTGGACGAAAAACACAGTCACTGCGGAGAGTGTGTGTCGACAGTGGAAACCTGCAGAGACCGAGAAAGCAGAGTTTGACAGCGTGCCCATGCAGAAGCTGGTCTTGTCACAGAGGTGGAAGGGACTGCACATTGTTGAGGACCCAAAGAAAGGAAGAATGGTCATGACTACGAGAACCTTTCGCAAAGGAGAGGTGGTCTGTGACTATCATGGCATTCCTATATCTTTCAAGGAGGGTAAGACGCTTTTGAAAAACACGCAAGGGAATGCAATGGGCTGCTTGTATTTTTACAAGAACAGCAAAGGTGTGAATTGCTGCATGGATGGACAGACTATCCCGTGCCCATGTCACCCTGAAAAGGAAACCTTTGGAAGACGCATCAATCACTCCAGGAGACACCCAAACCTCAAATCAGTCCTGAAGACCCTCACCATTGATGGCATCAAGAAGGACTTCATCTTTTTCATGGCCAAAACAGACATCAAGTGTGATCAAGAAGTTACTTTTGACTATAGTGTAAATGGAATGTTCTTTGTTGCAGAAGCAGCTGATTCAGAATTGGTGGATGATTAG